Proteins encoded together in one Quercus lobata isolate SW786 chromosome 3, ValleyOak3.0 Primary Assembly, whole genome shotgun sequence window:
- the LOC115982972 gene encoding peptidyl-prolyl cis-trans isomerase CYP23, giving the protein MWACNVWISFSLLWCVASVISVSALSQEEPQLGSVRVVFQTNYGDIEFGFLPTVAPKTVDHIFKLVRLGCYNTNHFFRVDKGFVAQVADVVGGRTAPMNEEQRREGEKTVVGEFSDVKHLKGVLSMGRFEDPNSAQSSFSMLLGDAPHLDGQYAIFGRVTRGEETLKKFEQLPTRREGIFVMPTERITILSTYYYDTEMESCETERSVLKRKLAASAVEIERQRMKCFP; this is encoded by the exons atgtgggcaTGTAATGTATGGATCTCCTTTAGCTTACTCTGGTGCGTGGCATCAGTTATTTCAGTTAGTGCACTGTCCCAAGAAGAACCCCAACTGGGTTCTGTTCGTGTAGTGTTCCAG ACAAACTATGGAGACATCGAATTCGGTTTCTTACCAACCGTTGCACCCAAAACTGTTGACCACATTTTCAAGCTTGTTCGGTTGGGATGTTACAATACCAATCACTTTTTTCGg GTTGATAAGGGGTTTGTTGCCCAAGTGGCTGATGTTGTGGGTGGAAGAACAGCCCCAATGAATGAAGAGCAAAGAAGAGAAGGTGAAAAAACTGTTGTTGGTGAATTTAGTGATGTCAAACATTTAAAGGGTGTTCTTTCTATGGGGAG GTTTGAGGATCCCAACAGTGCTCAATCCTCTTTTTCGATGCTTCTCGGAGATGCTCCTCATCTTGATGGCCAG TATGCAATTTTTGGACGAGTTACCCGAGGTGAAGAAACATTGAAAAAGTTTGAGCAGCTCCCTACTCGTCgtgagggtatttttgtaatg CCAACTGAACGCATCACCATCTTATCAACGTACTATTATG atacTGAGATGGAGAGCTGTGAAACGGAGAGGTCAGTTTTGAAAAGAAAGCTTGCTGCATCTGCTGTTGAAATCGAAAGACAG AGAATGAAATGCTTCCCTTGA